A single Lolium perenne isolate Kyuss_39 chromosome 6, Kyuss_2.0, whole genome shotgun sequence DNA region contains:
- the LOC139832474 gene encoding uncharacterized protein, producing the protein MGDTSAAPSMATTGALTSGTAGSLALGTTPALADLTATSSSNLAMGVASVKTHVPVILDLAKSNYAKWRMLISVLLGKYELTSHVAVQTDAADRTPAWAREDFIVRSWLYGSISEEILDIIMAENQTAFDAYVLIRNLFLDNQMTRAVHLEAEFRALI; encoded by the coding sequence ATGGGCGACACCAGCGCCGCCCCCTCCATGGCCACGACGGGCGCCCTCACCTCGGGCACGGCGGGCTCCCTCGCCCTCGGCACCACTCCCGCCCTCGCCGACCTGACGGCGACGTCCTCCTCCAACTTGGCGATGGGCGTGGCCAGCGTCAAGACACACGTGCCCGTCATCCTCGACCTtgccaagtccaactacgccaagTGGCGTATGCTGATCTCCGTCCTCCTAGGCAAGTATGAGCTCACCTCACATGTTGCTGTGCAGACCGATGCCGCCGATCGCACCCCTGCATGGGCTCGTGAGGACTTCATCGTCCGCTCGTGGCTCTATGGCTCCATCAGCGAGGAGATCCTCGACATCATCATGGCGGAGAATCAGACCGCCTTTGACGCCTACGTGCTCATCCGCAACCTCTTCCTCGACAACCAAATGACCCGCGCCGTCCACCTTGAGGCCGAGTTCCGTGCGCTCATCTAG